In Anaerobacillus isosaccharinicus, one genomic interval encodes:
- a CDS encoding tripartite tricarboxylate transporter TctB family protein, whose translation MRRLHQDVFIGVGILIFSIIFYLKTGTMPSGAATFPKVILTTFGLFGIGIALFGLKKSKYKNEGVIDEDELDIPTIKLPMFSLSIVIGYVILMTLLGFFVSTSIFVIGFMIFYKIKSIIAISLTVVSLNLFIYLLFVYQLNVRLPQGILF comes from the coding sequence ATGAGGCGTTTACATCAAGATGTTTTTATTGGAGTCGGAATTTTAATTTTTTCAATTATTTTTTATCTTAAAACCGGTACTATGCCGAGCGGGGCAGCTACATTTCCAAAAGTTATATTAACGACTTTCGGATTGTTTGGTATAGGTATCGCACTTTTTGGACTGAAGAAAAGTAAATACAAAAACGAAGGTGTTATTGACGAAGATGAGCTTGATATTCCAACTATCAAATTACCAATGTTTTCATTATCTATAGTTATTGGCTATGTTATTTTAATGACATTATTAGGATTTTTTGTATCAACATCAATTTTTGTTATTGGTTTTATGATTTTTTATAAAATAAAAAGCATTATAGCCATTTCTCTAACTGTAGTGTCTTTAAATCTGTTTATCTATTTATTATTTGTCTATCAACTAAATGTAAGACTACCACAAGGGATTTTATTCTAG
- a CDS encoding tripartite tricarboxylate transporter substrate binding protein — protein MKKFSLLLLVLSFVVFLGACGNTTVENSNGSSDKKASEEFPTKPITVIVSFGAGGGTDIGARILLPYVEKELGVPITVVNKDGGGGWVGWTDLLNQKKDGYTIGYINTPNLMTGYLNPELKRNNSLEDFDVIANHVLDYGAIAVRADDDRFETIEDLIEYAKGQELTTTSTGVASDDHVAALKVNKAHGTQFVAVHGSGAVYGKAGVLGGHIDVYFANVGEVTVPEKNGELRVLAVMAPERSDFLPHVPTLEEKGFGEIYSWSARGIAAAKGVDQAKLDIIIAAFEKALNDPEHIEKMENMGLEVKPMYRDEYRNFLTEDEAGVKEVLDLLGW, from the coding sequence ATGAAGAAGTTTAGTTTATTACTATTAGTTTTATCTTTCGTGGTATTTCTAGGGGCATGTGGCAATACGACTGTTGAGAATTCAAATGGATCTAGTGATAAAAAAGCGAGTGAAGAATTTCCAACAAAGCCGATAACGGTAATTGTTTCTTTTGGAGCAGGTGGAGGAACAGATATTGGTGCGAGAATATTACTTCCATATGTTGAGAAGGAATTAGGTGTTCCTATTACAGTTGTTAATAAAGATGGTGGTGGGGGCTGGGTTGGCTGGACTGACTTACTTAACCAGAAAAAAGATGGCTACACAATTGGATATATTAATACACCAAACTTAATGACAGGTTACTTAAATCCTGAATTAAAAAGAAATAACAGCCTGGAAGACTTTGATGTAATTGCTAATCATGTATTAGATTATGGTGCAATTGCAGTAAGAGCCGATGATGACCGTTTTGAAACAATTGAAGATTTGATTGAGTATGCAAAAGGACAGGAGCTTACAACAACATCAACTGGTGTAGCTAGTGACGATCATGTTGCTGCTTTAAAGGTAAACAAAGCGCATGGGACACAATTTGTGGCAGTACACGGAAGTGGTGCTGTTTATGGTAAGGCAGGAGTACTAGGTGGACATATTGATGTATATTTTGCAAATGTTGGAGAAGTTACTGTTCCTGAAAAGAATGGTGAGCTCAGAGTTTTAGCAGTAATGGCACCAGAACGTTCAGATTTTCTACCACATGTTCCAACATTGGAAGAAAAGGGCTTTGGTGAAATTTACTCTTGGTCAGCTCGTGGTATCGCAGCCGCTAAGGGAGTAGATCAAGCAAAGTTAGATATTATTATTGCAGCATTTGAAAAAGCATTAAATGACCCTGAGCATATCGAGAAAATGGAAAATATGGGATTAGAAGTAAAACCAATGTATAGAGATGAATATCGCAATTTCTTAACAGAGGATGAAGCGGGAGTTAAAGAAGTATTAGATTTATTAGGCTGGTAA
- a CDS encoding fumarylacetoacetate hydrolase family protein: MLNNFQHIRNIFCVGRNYALHATELGNKIPTKPMIFSKPTHALFPSEGELVISAKKGNIHYEVELVVLIGETYEQGKPIEQIVKGIAMGIDLTAREIQSELKEKGHPWLLAKGFRGSAILSNFIPFSSLEDFNQLEFKLVRNGEMVQIGNPKNMIFPLQILIEYIGTNFGLGKGDIIYTGTPEGVGSIQNGDVLNMQLTNKNNGIDIEYGPLLVKIK; encoded by the coding sequence ATATTGAATAACTTTCAACATATTCGTAATATTTTTTGTGTAGGTAGGAATTATGCTTTACATGCAACAGAGCTTGGAAATAAAATACCAACAAAGCCGATGATATTTTCTAAACCAACTCATGCTCTTTTTCCTTCAGAAGGTGAGCTTGTTATCTCTGCTAAAAAAGGTAATATTCATTATGAAGTAGAACTTGTTGTTCTTATTGGAGAAACATATGAACAAGGCAAACCTATTGAGCAGATAGTGAAGGGTATTGCTATGGGAATTGATTTAACAGCCAGAGAAATCCAATCCGAGTTAAAGGAAAAGGGCCATCCATGGCTACTAGCTAAAGGATTTAGAGGTTCAGCTATTCTAAGTAATTTTATACCTTTTTCTAGTTTAGAAGACTTTAATCAGCTTGAATTTAAGTTAGTTAGGAATGGAGAAATGGTTCAAATTGGGAATCCGAAAAATATGATTTTCCCTTTGCAAATCTTAATTGAATACATTGGGACTAATTTCGGTTTAGGGAAAGGTGATATAATTTATACCGGTACTCCTGAAGGTGTTGGATCTATTCAAAATGGTGATGTTTTGAATATGCAACTAACCAATAAAAACAATGGGATTGATATCGAGTATGGTCCTCTTTTGGTAAAAATTAAATAA
- a CDS encoding SDR family oxidoreductase — protein sequence MNLNLAGKVALVVASSQGLGKAIAAQLVEEGAYVMITSRDEEKLQKTKQELEFIGKGKVEYFRADITNPDEIKLLVKVTNEVFGEIDILVNNAGGPPGGDFEKFSDEDWISAFNLNLLSYIRVIREVLPDMKKRGGRIINIASSSIKVPIPGLILSNTFRTGIVGLSKSLAEELGQFNILVNVIAPGRIATDRVAFLDQMKADKQGVTREEIEEKSKNTIPLGRYGKPEEFAKVVAFLVSDASTYITGSSLIIDGGLVKAI from the coding sequence ATGAACTTAAATTTAGCAGGAAAAGTAGCGCTTGTAGTAGCGTCAAGTCAAGGTTTAGGAAAGGCAATTGCAGCACAATTAGTTGAAGAAGGCGCATATGTCATGATTACTAGTCGTGATGAAGAAAAGCTCCAGAAAACAAAACAAGAACTTGAGTTTATAGGAAAAGGAAAGGTCGAGTATTTCCGTGCTGATATTACTAACCCTGATGAGATTAAATTACTAGTAAAAGTGACAAATGAAGTATTTGGTGAAATTGATATTTTAGTAAATAACGCAGGAGGCCCTCCAGGTGGAGACTTCGAAAAATTTTCAGATGAAGATTGGATAAGCGCATTTAATCTAAACCTATTAAGCTATATTCGTGTTATTCGTGAGGTCCTTCCGGATATGAAAAAGCGCGGTGGTCGTATCATAAATATAGCGTCTTCTTCAATTAAAGTACCAATCCCCGGATTAATTTTATCTAACACATTCCGTACTGGAATTGTTGGGTTAAGTAAAAGCTTGGCAGAAGAGCTTGGGCAATTTAATATTTTAGTAAATGTAATTGCACCGGGACGAATTGCAACAGATCGAGTAGCATTCTTAGATCAAATGAAAGCAGATAAACAGGGAGTTACACGTGAAGAAATAGAAGAAAAGTCAAAAAATACTATACCTCTTGGGCGATATGGAAAACCGGAAGAATTTGCAAAAGTTGTAGCTTTCTTGGTATCAGATGCAAGCACATATATAACAGGAAGTTCACTCATTATTGATGGTGGTTTAGTCAAGGCGATTTAA
- a CDS encoding tripartite tricarboxylate transporter permease yields MDGQLFLQVLDQLFTVETLVAIFLGTLGGTMIGALPGLSATMAVALLIPVTFGMHPVTGLSMLTAIYTSAIYGGSISAILLHTPGTPASAATAMDGYAMTKQGKGLKALGISTIASMIGGFISACLLLFLAPPLSLISLKFNAPEYFLIAIFGLTIIGSLSSGKMLKGLASGVFGLAIALIGTDILTAYPRYTFGITSLESGISLVPALIGMFSLSQVLIQVEDMHSAKKKVKLTEELKGKVLPSWKEFKSITPTIFKSSFIGTFVGILPGAGGDIGSWVSYNEAKRSSKNPENFGKGSIQGIAASESANNAVTGGALIPLLTLGIPGSAATAILLGGLYIQGLVPGRELFTTYANITYAVIIGFILANILMGCIGLFSAKYIVKVTQVPIGIVAPIIVVLSVVGSYAINNNIFDVYVMVAFGIIGYFMRKTGFNAAPVVLAIILGPMAENGFRQSLIMSKGDMFGYYFGRPISLVIILLIIVSILSPFIIQMIKKRRAMNANKNFHV; encoded by the coding sequence TTGGATGGCCAACTTTTTTTACAAGTTTTAGATCAGTTATTTACAGTAGAAACCTTAGTAGCGATTTTCCTTGGTACACTGGGAGGTACTATGATAGGTGCTCTACCTGGACTTAGTGCTACGATGGCCGTTGCTCTATTAATACCAGTTACGTTTGGTATGCATCCTGTTACGGGTCTATCCATGTTAACAGCAATTTATACTTCAGCTATTTATGGAGGCTCTATTTCTGCAATCCTACTACATACCCCTGGTACTCCAGCTTCTGCTGCTACCGCCATGGACGGGTATGCAATGACGAAACAAGGAAAAGGATTAAAAGCGTTAGGGATTTCAACTATCGCTTCAATGATTGGAGGGTTTATTAGCGCTTGTTTATTACTTTTTCTAGCACCTCCATTATCACTGATATCACTTAAATTCAATGCTCCAGAATATTTTCTAATAGCTATTTTCGGTTTAACAATTATCGGTAGTTTATCTTCTGGAAAAATGTTAAAAGGCTTAGCTTCAGGTGTATTTGGCCTTGCAATTGCATTAATTGGTACAGATATTTTAACCGCATATCCGCGTTACACATTCGGAATTACCTCTTTAGAATCCGGAATATCCTTAGTACCAGCATTAATAGGGATGTTCTCTTTATCACAAGTACTCATACAAGTAGAAGACATGCATAGTGCTAAAAAGAAAGTCAAATTAACTGAGGAACTTAAGGGCAAGGTCTTGCCTTCCTGGAAAGAATTTAAAAGTATAACACCAACAATATTTAAGTCGAGTTTCATAGGAACATTTGTAGGAATTCTTCCAGGTGCTGGTGGGGATATTGGATCATGGGTAAGTTATAACGAAGCAAAAAGATCTTCAAAAAATCCTGAAAATTTTGGGAAAGGCTCAATCCAAGGGATAGCCGCTTCAGAGAGTGCCAATAACGCAGTAACCGGAGGTGCTCTAATTCCCCTTTTAACTTTGGGAATTCCCGGAAGTGCAGCCACAGCGATTTTATTAGGAGGGCTTTATATTCAGGGCTTAGTTCCTGGCCGGGAGCTTTTTACAACGTATGCGAATATAACGTATGCAGTTATCATTGGATTTATATTGGCCAACATCCTAATGGGGTGTATTGGTTTATTCTCTGCAAAGTATATTGTAAAAGTTACTCAAGTTCCTATTGGGATAGTCGCTCCAATAATTGTTGTCCTGTCGGTAGTAGGTTCTTATGCCATCAATAACAATATATTTGATGTGTATGTAATGGTTGCATTTGGTATTATTGGATACTTCATGAGAAAAACTGGTTTCAATGCGGCTCCTGTGGTATTAGCAATAATTTTAGGACCGATGGCTGAAAACGGATTTAGACAATCCTTAATCATGTCAAAAGGAGATATGTTTGGCTACTATTTTGGTCGACCAATAAGTTTAGTTATTATCCTACTAATAATTGTTTCTATTCTATCTCCTTTTATTATCCAAATGATAAAAAAGAGAAGAGCGATGAATGCGAATAAGAACTTTCATGTTTAA
- the ahpC gene encoding alkyl hydroperoxide reductase subunit C has product MSLIGKEVLPFSAKAYKNGEFIDVTEQSLKGQWSIFCFYPADFTFVCPTELEDLQNEYATLKDLGVEVYSVSTDTHFTHKGWHDSSPTIGKITYAMIGDPSQKISRNFEVLNEEEGLADRGTFIIDPDGVIQTVEISAGGIGRDASILVNKIKAAQYVRNNPGEVCPAKWQEGSETLKPSLDLVGKI; this is encoded by the coding sequence ATGTCTTTAATCGGAAAAGAAGTATTACCATTCTCAGCAAAAGCGTACAAAAACGGTGAATTTATTGATGTTACTGAACAAAGTTTAAAAGGTCAATGGAGTATTTTTTGCTTTTATCCAGCAGATTTTACATTCGTATGCCCAACAGAGCTTGAGGACCTACAAAATGAATATGCTACATTAAAAGATCTTGGCGTTGAAGTTTACTCTGTTTCTACTGATACTCATTTTACACATAAAGGTTGGCATGATAGTTCGCCAACGATTGGCAAAATTACTTATGCGATGATTGGTGACCCATCACAAAAAATTTCTCGTAACTTCGAGGTTTTAAATGAAGAAGAAGGTCTTGCTGATCGCGGTACTTTTATCATTGATCCAGACGGCGTTATCCAAACTGTAGAAATTAGTGCAGGAGGCATTGGCCGTGATGCTAGTATCCTTGTTAACAAAATCAAGGCAGCACAATACGTTCGTAACAATCCTGGTGAGGTTTGCCCTGCTAAATGGCAGGAAGGTTCTGAAACACTTAAACCAAGCTTAGACCTTGTAGGAAAGATTTAA
- a CDS encoding glycerate kinase translates to MKIIIASDSYKGSCSTLEVAIAIEKGIRKIDQKSEIIKIPVADGGEGTVEALVLGTGGRYEEVEVLCPLGRKIKAKYGILKGNTAVIEMAEASGLTRVNADELNPRITTTYGTGQIIKAAMDKGCKKILIGIGGSATNDGGSGMAQALGASLIDRDGKEIGYGGSELSRLYDIDIKNIDQRIYQTEIIVMSDVANPLCGPSGASYIYGPQKGATKVMVKELDENLKHYSNVIKQKLGIDVEKIQGAGAAGGLGAGLIAFCNASLHSGIEKVLDVTDIDQHLIDADIVITGEGKIDNQSVYGKVPVGVAQRAAKYNVPVVAIVGSIGEGASAVYDYGVDAIIAIVPKPMSLNMAMENGAKLIEQTAENVIRLLNLRKPFRNQRKV, encoded by the coding sequence GTGAAAATTATCATTGCTTCTGATTCTTATAAAGGTAGTTGTTCTACATTAGAAGTTGCTATTGCTATAGAAAAAGGAATAAGGAAAATTGATCAAAAATCAGAAATAATAAAAATTCCAGTTGCTGATGGTGGAGAAGGTACTGTTGAAGCTTTAGTTTTAGGAACAGGTGGTAGGTATGAAGAAGTGGAAGTCTTATGTCCGCTTGGGAGAAAAATTAAGGCTAAATATGGAATTCTAAAAGGGAATACTGCTGTAATTGAAATGGCTGAAGCTTCAGGATTAACTAGAGTTAATGCCGATGAACTTAATCCAAGAATAACTACTACATATGGCACAGGTCAAATAATCAAAGCGGCAATGGATAAGGGGTGTAAAAAGATACTTATAGGTATTGGTGGAAGCGCTACCAATGATGGTGGCTCAGGTATGGCTCAAGCCTTAGGGGCGTCATTAATAGATAGAGATGGAAAAGAGATTGGTTATGGTGGATCAGAGCTTAGTCGTCTTTATGATATTGATATAAAGAATATTGATCAACGAATTTATCAAACTGAAATTATTGTGATGTCAGATGTTGCTAACCCGTTATGCGGTCCAAGTGGTGCATCTTATATATATGGCCCCCAAAAAGGTGCAACAAAAGTAATGGTGAAAGAACTCGATGAAAATTTAAAACATTATTCAAATGTAATAAAACAAAAATTAGGAATTGATGTAGAAAAAATTCAAGGTGCAGGTGCAGCAGGTGGTCTAGGTGCTGGGTTAATTGCTTTCTGTAATGCTAGTCTTCATTCAGGTATAGAGAAGGTTTTAGACGTAACGGACATTGACCAACATCTTATTGATGCTGATATTGTAATTACCGGGGAAGGAAAAATAGATAATCAATCAGTGTACGGAAAAGTGCCTGTTGGCGTAGCGCAAAGGGCAGCAAAGTATAATGTTCCCGTAGTTGCCATAGTAGGAAGTATTGGTGAAGGAGCTTCAGCTGTTTATGATTACGGGGTAGATGCCATAATAGCGATAGTTCCGAAGCCTATGTCACTAAATATGGCAATGGAAAATGGTGCTAAGCTAATTGAGCAAACTGCTGAAAACGTCATAAGATTGTTAAATTTACGAAAACCGTTCAGAAATCAGAGGAAGGTTTAA
- a CDS encoding 2-hydroxyacid dehydrogenase, giving the protein MANKTILYFDKVFGDFKNILREQVPVGFDLLFWSEMNTDEQNEILSKADYLLVATEKIDQSKILKARNAKLIQKTGIGVDNIDIEFARLNQLPVANTPGANSTGVAELTILLILALYRKLTVANQATKDGEWLMWELRPNSFEMEGKTHGFIGFGNIGREAARRSQAFGTNIIYYDKFRASKEQEKALNATYKTLEEVLIQSDIISLHVPLLPETTGLIGMKELQLMKENAVLINVSRGGIVNEEDLYHAIKGKLIAGAGVDVWDTEPPKPNHPLLTLDNVIATPHLGAGTRDTLSRVLKMCFENIVRVESGEKPNFVVNNSVEMKKL; this is encoded by the coding sequence ATGGCAAACAAAACAATTCTCTATTTTGATAAGGTTTTTGGTGATTTCAAAAATATTTTACGTGAGCAAGTACCGGTTGGTTTTGATTTATTGTTTTGGAGTGAGATGAATACAGATGAGCAAAATGAAATACTCTCAAAAGCAGATTATTTGTTGGTAGCAACAGAAAAAATTGATCAAAGTAAAATTCTTAAGGCTAGAAATGCGAAGTTGATTCAGAAAACAGGTATTGGTGTTGATAATATTGATATTGAATTTGCGAGATTAAATCAATTACCAGTAGCTAATACTCCAGGGGCAAATTCAACAGGCGTTGCTGAGCTTACAATCCTATTAATTTTAGCTTTATACAGAAAGCTAACAGTTGCAAATCAAGCAACTAAGGATGGGGAATGGTTGATGTGGGAACTACGGCCAAACTCATTTGAAATGGAAGGCAAAACTCATGGCTTTATCGGTTTTGGAAACATTGGGCGTGAGGCTGCAAGAAGATCTCAAGCTTTTGGTACGAATATTATTTACTATGATAAGTTTCGAGCTTCGAAAGAACAGGAAAAAGCCTTAAACGCTACATACAAGACATTAGAAGAAGTGCTTATACAATCTGATATTATTAGTCTTCATGTGCCACTTTTGCCAGAAACGACTGGGTTAATTGGGATGAAAGAATTACAACTTATGAAAGAAAATGCAGTTTTAATTAATGTTTCTCGTGGGGGAATTGTCAATGAAGAGGATTTATACCACGCTATAAAAGGAAAGCTTATTGCAGGAGCTGGTGTGGATGTTTGGGACACAGAGCCACCAAAACCAAATCACCCCCTTTTAACGTTAGATAACGTCATAGCTACACCGCATTTAGGAGCTGGCACGCGTGATACATTATCTAGAGTTCTTAAAATGTGTTTTGAGAACATTGTACGTGTTGAAAGTGGAGAAAAGCCAAATTTTGTTGTAAATAATAGTGTAGAAATGAAAAAATTATAA
- a CDS encoding fumarylacetoacetate hydrolase family protein translates to MRLATVKIDGEEKGAIITQKGAVLIKTINENLKGEWDTDLFNLIQSNQLVEMTEWFNAEGNALVEDIKEYIATGDIEYAPLYRRPRKIWGIGLNYVEHASDLKEKAPNTEPASFMKPDTTIIGPNDTIEIPYQSERTTAESELGVIIGKSCKDVSEEEASTVIAGFTTIIDMTAEDILEKNPRYLTRSKSFDTFFSFGPQLVTPDEVKNVLKLSVSTVINGQVHRKNVISNMTFNPWHLVSFHSKVMSLLPGDIISTGTPGAIHINDGDVVECQIDGFETLINNVKDLKVNNK, encoded by the coding sequence ATGAGATTAGCTACTGTTAAGATCGATGGAGAAGAAAAAGGAGCAATTATAACTCAAAAGGGTGCAGTGTTAATTAAAACTATAAATGAAAATTTAAAAGGGGAATGGGATACTGATTTATTTAATCTTATTCAATCTAATCAATTAGTAGAAATGACTGAATGGTTTAATGCTGAGGGAAACGCACTAGTTGAGGATATCAAAGAATATATTGCTACAGGTGATATTGAATATGCTCCACTATATCGACGCCCTCGCAAGATTTGGGGAATTGGTCTAAATTATGTAGAACATGCTTCAGATTTGAAAGAAAAAGCACCAAATACTGAACCAGCAAGTTTTATGAAACCAGATACTACTATTATTGGACCAAATGATACGATTGAAATCCCATACCAGTCAGAACGTACTACAGCTGAATCTGAATTAGGTGTCATCATTGGGAAAAGTTGCAAAGATGTATCTGAAGAAGAGGCTTCAACTGTTATTGCTGGTTTCACAACAATAATCGATATGACTGCTGAGGATATTTTAGAAAAAAACCCTCGTTATTTAACACGGTCTAAGAGTTTTGATACTTTTTTTAGCTTTGGACCGCAATTGGTAACTCCTGATGAAGTTAAGAACGTTCTAAAATTAAGTGTATCAACTGTCATTAATGGACAGGTACATCGAAAGAATGTCATATCAAATATGACTTTCAATCCATGGCATTTGGTTTCTTTTCATTCAAAGGTGATGAGTCTATTACCTGGTGATATTATTTCAACGGGGACTCCTGGTGCTATTCACATTAATGATGGTGATGTTGTAGAATGCCAAATTGATGGCTTTGAGACATTAATTAATAATGTTAAGGATCTTAAAGTGAATAATAAATAG
- a CDS encoding transposase — protein MLKNVRSHESYLSFVVEQLEELYKDKTFLKTFYSRPIIWCSLIDLTDAAMLLRHRYSSNPRGRKPRNPCDMLRSLMLMHYHNVTSVDQWVYHLKTTPIYAVLSGFSPSNVPGVGTFYDFFNRLWLASTPHLSKRNKRKLAKPRKKGKKNQKLDPKNPKIVEKLVKRTLKNKHQNYIPKAHDQLQIIFQSLFVNKSAEAGLLGNTKSLSILGDGSPVLTGGKPYGKFLCECRKQGNWKCQCKRQFSDPDADYGWDSSREKYYYGRSLFMVSASDSPYDLPIYPRLYRASKHDSVLFISAFSELQQWYSDWKIGEVILDSALDATPIYEMLEHYDVSAIIDLNPRRSKQFQHKQMDINLKGVPICPIGREMIHWGLNQKTYRRKWRCPAVCGKWECPNPCSDSKYGRTFYTATKDNPRLFPRVKRGSKEWRKRYSLRTGVERCIKRQKVDYRLEDSRGRSSRHWNIRTYIIGMCQHADAWIKEAKKNNFVAANPIIQSLLSL, from the coding sequence ATGCTAAAAAACGTCCGTTCTCATGAATCCTATCTGTCTTTTGTTGTTGAGCAATTAGAAGAACTCTATAAGGATAAAACATTTTTAAAAACCTTTTACTCTAGACCAATAATTTGGTGTTCCTTGATTGACCTAACCGATGCCGCCATGTTGCTTAGACACCGTTATTCCTCTAATCCAAGAGGAAGAAAACCGCGTAATCCTTGTGATATGTTGAGAAGTTTAATGCTAATGCATTATCACAATGTAACGAGTGTTGATCAATGGGTTTACCATTTAAAAACAACACCGATTTATGCTGTCCTTAGTGGATTTTCTCCAAGCAACGTTCCTGGAGTCGGAACGTTTTACGACTTTTTCAATCGTCTATGGCTTGCTTCAACTCCACATTTATCAAAAAGAAATAAAAGAAAGTTAGCAAAACCTCGAAAGAAAGGAAAAAAGAATCAGAAACTAGATCCTAAAAACCCAAAGATTGTAGAAAAGCTAGTTAAACGCACTTTGAAAAATAAACATCAAAACTATATACCGAAGGCTCATGATCAGCTTCAAATAATCTTTCAGTCTTTGTTTGTCAATAAATCAGCAGAAGCAGGATTATTAGGAAACACAAAATCTCTAAGCATTCTAGGTGATGGTTCTCCAGTTCTGACCGGTGGTAAACCTTACGGTAAGTTTCTTTGTGAATGTCGTAAACAAGGGAACTGGAAGTGCCAATGTAAGCGTCAATTCTCAGACCCTGATGCTGATTATGGTTGGGATAGTTCTAGAGAAAAGTACTATTATGGTAGAAGTCTTTTCATGGTATCTGCTTCTGATAGTCCTTATGACTTACCTATTTATCCAAGGCTCTACCGAGCCAGTAAACACGATTCTGTTTTGTTTATAAGCGCATTTAGCGAACTCCAACAATGGTATTCTGATTGGAAAATTGGTGAAGTCATTTTAGATTCAGCCTTAGATGCAACCCCTATCTATGAAATGTTAGAACACTATGATGTTTCAGCCATCATTGACCTTAATCCAAGACGTTCTAAACAATTTCAGCACAAACAAATGGATATAAACCTTAAAGGGGTTCCAATTTGCCCAATCGGTCGAGAGATGATCCATTGGGGACTAAATCAGAAAACCTACCGCCGCAAATGGCGTTGTCCAGCCGTTTGTGGGAAGTGGGAATGTCCAAATCCATGTTCCGATTCAAAATATGGTCGAACATTTTATACAGCGACGAAGGATAATCCTCGTCTTTTTCCTCGCGTCAAGCGAGGTAGTAAGGAATGGCGAAAACGCTATTCTTTACGAACTGGAGTCGAGCGTTGTATCAAACGTCAAAAAGTGGATTATCGTTTAGAAGATTCAAGAGGACGAAGTTCTCGGCATTGGAATATTCGTACATATATCATCGGCATGTGCCAACATGCCGATGCGTGGATAAAGGAAGCAAAAAAGAATAACTTTGTGGCTGCGAACCCAATTATTCAATCTCTTTTGTCCTTATAA